From the genome of Nicotiana sylvestris chromosome 1, ASM39365v2, whole genome shotgun sequence:
ATAGTTGTCTCAAAGAAGTTCAAGataaaattgattttcttttaccGTTAGTAATAATTATTACTGAAAATGAAGATaacatataaataatataaatattcaataaagCTTAATGACATAATAAAAGTAAAATAATTCAATTTCACTGAGGGAGTATTTCATATTTGGATAAGATAACGTAACTGTGAAATTAACCACAATTTGAGGTGAAACTGAATATTTTAACAATTACCTCATTTATGCATCCACGACAACACATATTATATCAATTAAATAATAAAGATTAACGGCTAATTTTTTAGGATTGCAAGAAGTAACGTTGAAGCTAACACACTTAACCATGACAGAACCCAAGTCTCATTTAAACTTAGTTGGAATATTTGAGTATTCGGGGTGgacatcggtcggttcggttcgatTATGAATATTATCGATTTAACATATCGATTATCGGTTTATAAATTTAATAAACGAACCGATAAAATATCGATTATCATGTATCGATTAATCAGTTATCGATCATTATTGGTTCGATTATGAATATATGCCCACCCCTATTGAGTACCTATAATAAATGAAGAATTAGTACCATGTACTGAAACATACACTCTATACCTCTCCACTCTCTACTTAAATGTAAGTATCAATTTAAGTTTGATATACCGATGATATTTTTGCATCATTTGAAAAATAAGGATAAATagtaattatatattttaaataaaaattactACTTAATACTAAGAAAgtatgataaaaataataaattaggAGTACCTATTATCACAAATTAAACtatattataatttttttaataccatctgtatatatttttataattaaatccTTTAGGGATAATTTAATTTGAAGCCAAGTTATGCTAGGATAAATTATCTATGTATCATTTCTTATTGACTATTTGGGTATATTATATTAATTCTAAGATTGTCAATTTTACCATATGCTAGGACAAATTATTGAATATTTGGTATGTTATATTATTTCTTATACCATGTACTTTATCCTGGAATTATTATTCTACCATATGGCATATATAAGTTattctaatattatttttaatCCTATAATTACTTATTCCAAGATTAATAACAAACAAGGAATAAGgcagtactaaacttttgttccAAGTTTATTTTTGCTTATTCATCATATCAAACGAGCCCTACGAGGGAGAATGATAATTAATTCAgagattaaatttgagatgagtttatcctCCATTCAATTAGGATAAAATCACGATATAATTATTTATTTCGGGGTTGTAGCGTTATTTTATATCGATAAAAAAGTAGGATAACAATCCCGATATAACTAATCAAGTGGAATATTAGTAACTTGTTTTGCAACGTAAATAGTCATTAGGGGTCGCTTGGTTTGAAAAGAAGTTATCCTAGAATTAATTATCGGTAAATTAGTTATTTCACTTTTATATAAGCATAAAAAATATTACAATTTCaggataattaatttttaattataccTTACTTTTATCAACCAAACTTAAAATAAACTCTTTTTAAAATTATTTCTACCAAGTAGCCCTTAGTGATATATCTGCACACAGAGACATGTATAACAGCTTAGGGGTACCTCTTGTCTTGTTTATCAGTTTTAATTATATCAGTTAGTCAGATCTCCACGTGCTCCTGGGGACTACCATCTCTCCTTACTTCAATGCCATAATTTCTCTTATATTTTCTTTGAATGGTTTTCATTTTCATTTACACCACCTTTGACCATTTTGCAACTACTTCTTCTCCAGTTTCTCTCCATCTTTCCTTTTCCTACACTAGTTTAATCCTTTCCTCATTGCTAAGTTAAGCTCCAGTAGTGGCTTTCAACTCTCcaaattgtttgcaacaacatcAATAAGTTAATGAGTAGATAATAGAGCAGATATACagtgtatttttcaagattttatcTTTTTTCAGTTTCAGAAATGGTAATGGAAGGGATTCAAGAAGATATGGGTGATGGAAATATGATATGTACAAATCATCCTTACAAAAACAATACCCCAGGTGGGATCTGTGCCTTTTGCCTTCAAGAAAAACTTGGTAAACTTGTTTCTTCCTCTTTTCCTTCTGCTATTTTCCCTTCTTCTTCTACCCCTTCTTTTAGATCTGATTTTGGCACCACTTCCTCAACTTTACCAGTACTCCAAACAAACAATATCCAAACTAATATCCAAACAAGTGTTTGTAACAACTTTAATCATTATAACACAATGAGGAAATCAAGAATGCCTTTTCTGTTGAGTACTCAAAATAGgaggaaaaataagaagaaagatGGTAGTAGTAATAGCAGTATCGTTGCTACTACTTCAGCTTCAGCTTCAAATGTTGGCATTTCTATGAAGAGAAGCAAGTCTACTACAACCCCAAGAAACCATATGCATTTCTTGGATAATGCCGATGAAGCTGAAGAAGACTATACTCCACATAGAAAAAGGTTCTGGTCATTTCTTTACTACTCTTCTTCTAAACATTCATCTTCTTCCATTTccaagaaaactgaaaaaactaTTAAAGATATGAGCTTTGCTTCATCATCTTCAGTTGGGGCATCTGTGCATGGTTCAATGAGTAGGTcaagggaaaaaaagaaagaagagtttATAGTAGTGGAGGAAAATGAGAGTCCAAATGAGGCTGCATTTGATAGAAAAGTATCTAGATCTAGATCTGTTGGTTGTGGAAGTAGAAGTTTTTCAGGTGATTTCTTTGAGAGGATTTCAACTGGTTTTGGTGATTGTACTTTAAGAAGAGTTGAGTCTCAAAGAGAAGGAAAGTCTAAAGTTTCATCAGTTCATAATCATAGAAGCAATGGTAGTTCAACATCAGGTCAAGATTGTATTAAAGAAAGAGTGAGATGTGGAGGTTTATTTAGTGGTTTTATGATtacttcatcttcatcttcttcttcatcttcatctcaTTGGGTTTCATCTGAGGAAAATGTGAATGGGAAATCAAGCATAGCTCCTGCATCTGTGGGACATCAGCTTGTACATGGAAGGAATAAGAGTTGGGGATGGGCATTTGCTAGTCCAATGAGAGCTTTCAGTAGTAAGACATCATCATCAAATGGGAAAACAGATGCCTCAAATAAGAATGCTACTCCAAATTTAGCAGCTATTCCTTCTTTGTTGACTGCAAGAGGCTAAAAAGGGGctctttctttttcctattttattactTTACTTAAGTCTAACTAGCTGAATGGAAGTCTTGACGCAACTAGTAATGTTGATGTGTTGTGTAAACAACCTGTTGCAGAAATGTCGGGTACAATAGACCTTTATGGTCCGACTCTTCCCGAACGCCGAGCATAACGGGAGCTCAATGCACAGGACTGCCTTAAAGTCTAATTAGCTACTGATACTACAGAAATTTTTCTTGTTTAAAACTCTGTTTATTTAACAGGTGTGATATGTGCTTATCTCCTTTTTGGAACTACCTCTTTTTCTCTTGCTATTGAGGTTGATGTTGTTTTTTTGTTAAGGATTCCAGTGTCAATTATTTTTGCTTTTGTTGAAGCTTTAGTGGGCAGTAGGGTAAATAGGAAACCACTTCTTTATGTGTATTGTAAAATTGAAATAATTGGTTGAATAAAAATGCAGTGTAGTTTTTCAGGAGGTAGAGTTGGTAATTTACAAAATGATGAGTGTGTACTTCCTTTGATCTGTTATTGGAAAGTATTTTCAAGGAGTGGTCCAATCCAATCATGTACTATATGTTTGTTGTTCATTGCAAATTGCTTAATAGGAAACTTTATAAATGGGAAAAattgttatttttgttgttgctATGTTAGCCTCAAAGGTGGTATGATGATGTTATAATATATGGCCAATAATTTGCTATTATTGAATTCTGCTGTTCAATTGGGTCATAATCTTGTGGTAGTGTAGCATCTTAAGTTAGCAAAATATCTATGGTTGGAATTCTGATTTTGGTAGAGTTTTAATTTATATGCAGAGTTGGGATTAAACAAAAGACATTTTAGAGAAGCTTGTAAATTAGAGATCAAATATGGCTTATCCCTTATAATTTTCAGTCAACATGTAACCTCAATGCCTTTCAATGTGTAAATTAAAACAAAGTTTATATGAGGGTacaaatataattttttattttatcttgtggttagcaaaatagaaaagaaaatccaaataaCTTCAGCTTGCTGCATGTGTGCAAAGAGCAATTTTAGGATCTTGATGTAGATAGGTGGAGTGAACCCTAACTTTAATGCATGGCTTTTGTAGTAGAAACTTTTGTGTAAAATCACAATCTATAGATATTtgaattatgtatatatatattgtggaACCCTTTTTCCCCCAAGATGTCTCCATGTAGGAGTCTCACTAGTTTAAATGTTACCTTTTTAGCTGGCCAAAAGCCCCAAAAATCCATAAATAATGAGTTGCTAAGTATCATGTCACTAGCTTCTCATGTGCAAGGATTCATAGACACATCTAATCATTGTTAAAATAAAAGGGTGTTGAGAATTATTGAAAAGGAAAGGTTTTAGAATCAAAGACTCAAGCTTTTGAGTCAAAATACAAGCACATGTTTGGTAGATAGAACACATGCCAAAAGGTCTAAATCAAAGTGACAAATGAATAAAACATCAAAACATATACACTTTTATACTAATCTAGCCTTATTAGTATATAGTGTATAGTGTATAGTGTATAGTGTATGCATTCAATTAAGTATGTCTCTCTTCTCTCTGTCACTTGATAGAGAATCATTTTGGACTTAACTGTACAGTGTAGCCTTTCTCTTCTTTTTAAACTTTTTCTGCATCTTCGATCTATCATCAACTTGGCTTTTAAAAACTCTCAGTCCATCCAACTCACACCCATAAGAACATAGACAGATTTTGGATTCTGAAATTATATGAGAGAAGTGATCTTGGCTTGCTTTAAATAGGATGATTTCTTTTAAGGTGATGAGTTACTATTTGCTAATATAGTAAAGCAAACGTGAATTTTCGTCAACTTAGTAGGCGTTCggacataaaaattataatttttgaaaaaaataatgtggaatttgaaattatgtttttacatgcatttcacttgaaaaaatgttCGCAGTTTGGTTAGTGgataatttttttttgcaaaagtgGCCAAAACTACTTTTTGGTTTTTGAAAAATTCATTTTCGAAAAAAATTCAAAGACTTGCAAAATTTCATGGACGaacacattttaaaaaaaaaccaaCAAATTTTTTATGGACAAACAAGTTCTTAGTCAACGTCAATATTACTCCATTGTATAAAATTATAACTTTAAATTGATTCCATACCAGACCCATGAGCAGAAAGTTCCTCTAGCTCTTTGCCAATTAATCAACGTACACGAATATTTGTACgtgaaaaatttcaaaataagaataatgctgaatataATCACACTAACACTCTTAAACATAGCGAGCAGTTCTAAACAGGTTATTGAAAAT
Proteins encoded in this window:
- the LOC104235351 gene encoding suppressor protein SRP40-like, coding for MVMEGIQEDMGDGNMICTNHPYKNNTPGGICAFCLQEKLGKLVSSSFPSAIFPSSSTPSFRSDFGTTSSTLPVLQTNNIQTNIQTSVCNNFNHYNTMRKSRMPFLLSTQNRRKNKKKDGSSNSSIVATTSASASNVGISMKRSKSTTTPRNHMHFLDNADEAEEDYTPHRKRFWSFLYYSSSKHSSSSISKKTEKTIKDMSFASSSSVGASVHGSMSRSREKKKEEFIVVEENESPNEAAFDRKVSRSRSVGCGSRSFSGDFFERISTGFGDCTLRRVESQREGKSKVSSVHNHRSNGSSTSGQDCIKERVRCGGLFSGFMITSSSSSSSSSSHWVSSEENVNGKSSIAPASVGHQLVHGRNKSWGWAFASPMRAFSSKTSSSNGKTDASNKNATPNLAAIPSLLTARG